The following coding sequences lie in one Oryctolagus cuniculus chromosome 7, mOryCun1.1, whole genome shotgun sequence genomic window:
- the HYI gene encoding putative hydroxypyruvate isomerase gives MAPLRFSANLSWLFPELPGLPARLQAAARSGFEAAEVAWPYAEDPEALARAAKDAGLRLVLINTPPGDQEKGEMGLGAVPGRQVAFREGLEQAVLYAKALGCPRVHLMAGRVPQGADRAAVREEMETVFLENLRHAAGVLAQENLVGLLEPINTRVTDPRYFLDTPQQAAAILQKVGRPNLQLQMDVFHWQIMDGNLTGNIREFLPIVGHVQVAQVPGRGEPSSPGELNFPYLFQLLEDQGYQGFVGCEYRPQGDTVEGLSWLRSYWDRRGRPQADQ, from the exons ATGGCTCCGCTGCGCTTCTCCGCTaacctgtcctggctgttccccgAGCTGCCCGGCCTTCCTGCGCGGCTCCAGGCCGCCGCCCGCTCCGGCTTCGAGGCGGCCGAGGTGGCCTGGCCGTACGCAGAGGACCCCGAGGCGCTGGCGCGCGCGGCCAAGGATGCCGGGCTGCGGCTGGTTCTGATCAACACGCCCCCGG GAGACCAAGAGAAGGGGGAGATGGGGCTGGGGGCCGTTCCCGGAAGACAGGTGGCCTTCCGagaggggctggagcaggccgtGCTGTACGCCAAGGCCCTGGGCTGTCCTAG GGTTCACCTGATGGCTGGCCGAGTACCGCAGGGGGCTGATCGGGCAGCAGTCCGGGAGGAGATGGAGACGGTGTTTCTGGAGAACCTGAGGCATGCGGCTGGGGTTCTGGCCCAG GAGAACCTCGTGGGACTGCTGGAGCCCATCAACACCCGCGTCACGGACCCCCGATACTTCCTGGACACGCCCCAGCAGG CGGCAGCCATCTTGCAGAAAGTCGGAAGACCCAATCTGCAGCTCCAAATG GACGTGTTCCACTGGCAGATCATGGACGGGAACCTGACGGGAAACATCCGCGAGTTCCTGCCCATTGTGG GCCATGTGCAGGTGGCCCAGGTCCCAGGTCGAGGGGAGCCCAGCAGCCCCGGAGAGCTGAACTTCCCCTACCTATTCCAGCTGCTGGAAGACCAAGGCTACCAAGGCTTTGTGGGCTGCGAGTATCGGCCCCAag